The DNA sequence CCGATCATCCAGCAGCAGGTCAGGGAAGCCATGTGCGTTCCATCCGCCGAGAGCATCGACGGCACGATCGGGATCGAAGCAGGACTCGAACTGCTCAAGACAGCCGCGAAGATGACCGCCTGCGCCATCGGGCCGGGGCTCTCCACCCACTACGAAACGACCGAGATGGTGAGAAGCTTTGTCCGCGAGCTTGCGGTTCCCACTGTCATCGATGCAGACGGATTGAACGCACTCGCCGGCTCCCGGGATATTCTCAAAAAGGCAAAGGCTCCCTTCATCCTGACGCCCCATCCGGGCGAGATGGGCAGGCTGGCCGGACTGTCCGCTGCCGATGTGCAGAAAGACAGAATCGGCATTGCCGCGCAGTTCGCGGTACAATACAGGGTCACGCTGGTGCTGAAGGGAGCCGGCACCGTGATTGCGCTCCCGGATGGCCGGGCCTTCGTGAATTCGACGGGCAATCCCGGCATGGCTACGGGAGGCACCGGCGATGCGCTCACCGGCATGATCGGCGGTCTCCTGGCGCAGGGATATGCCACCGAGCAGGCGGCATGTCTTGGCGTGTATCTCCACGGTCTGGCAGGCGATCTTGCGGCAGAGGAAAAAGGCGAGGCGGGAATGATCGCCGGAGACCTGATCGAAAAGATCCCGCAGGCGATGAAGAATACTGCTCAGGAAGCCACAGATTAGCTCAGAGGGACACAGATTATAAAACAAAAAACTGATCGCATCCGTGTGTACCTGTGCTCACCTGTGGTTATTAATCTTTTTCTGAGGTGATTCAATGCTTACCGCGAAAGACATCATGACGAAGGACGTTGTCACCGTCAAGCCTGAGACTTCGATCGAGGAGTTGGCAGCCCTGCTGATGAAGAACGAGATCAGCGGCGTGCCTGTCGTGGACGATGCCGGCGCGCTCTACGGCATCGTGACCGAGAACGACCTCATAAGCAGGAACAAGAGGCTCCACATCCCCACGGTCATCAGTTTCCTGGACGCGGCCATTTACCTCGAAAGCTCGAAGAAGTTCGAGGCTGACGTCAAACGGCTCGCCGCGACCCAGGTCAAAGACATCTGCTCGCGCAAGGTCATCACCATTGCAGAGGACGCGTCCGTCGTGGACATTGCGACGATCATGGATGAAAAGAAGGTCCATATCCTCCCGGTCGTGAAGGGCGGCAAGGTCGCGGGCATCGTGGGCAAACGCGACGTGGTCAGGGCCGTGGCCATGCGGGCGGAGTGATGTTCAGCGTGGTCACGGGGAGCCCGGAACAGACGTGGAGGATCGGAGAGAGGCTGGGCGCGCTGCTCGGGCCCGGGGATACGGTCTGCCTCTACGGCGACCTCGGGGCCGGCAAGACGAGCTTCTCCTACGGCATCGCCCTCGGGCTCGAAGTAAAAACGCAGTATGTGACTAGCCCCACGTTCACCTTTGTGAACGAATACCAGGGGCGGGTGCCCTTCTACCATATCGACCTGTACCGTCTGAAGGGTCCTGAAGAGCTCGAGAACATCGGGTTCGGAGAGTACATCGGTTCCCGCGGCGCCGCCGTGATCGAGTGGGCCGAACGGGCCGAGGACGAACTCCCGGCGGAGCGCCTCAGTGTATACCTCACGTACGTTGACGAGCAGCGCCGCGAGATAGGGTTCCTCGGCGAAGGCGAGCGGTACCGGAGGATGGTCGATACCCTGAAGCAGGAGCTGGGAACATGACAAGCTCTTTAGCCACTGAGGCCATAGGGATCTTAGAGAAAATCTTGTTGGAGGCCGTGCTTAGCGCGCTGCGTGCGGCCCGTGGCCATTCCTGATCTCCCGGCTGTTCTCCCCGGTATCCAATGAAAAAGATCGGAATCATCGCAAAGAACATTCCGGAAGCGCAGCGGGCCACGCGGAAACTGGCTGCGTGGCTCGATTCACGCGGCAAGAAGGTATTTATTGACACCGTCACCGCCGAAGCCATCAGGATGCGCGGCCACGAGGCGGCGTCCATCCCTTCGCTCGTCGAGATGATCATCGTGCTCGGCGGGGACGGCACGCTCCTCTCCGCCGCACGCCACGTGGCCGATGCCCACAGCGATGTGCCGATCTTCGGCGTGAACCTGGGGAGCCTCGGGTTCATGGCGGAGGTGTCCCTGGACGAGCTGTACGACAACCTGGAAAAGGCGATAGCGGGCCGTCTCGCAACCGAGGACCGGATCATGCTCACCGCGAGCGTCATCCGCGGGGGCGACCGTGTGTCCCAGTACCGCGTGCTGAACGACGCGGTCGTGAACAAGGGGGCGCTCGCCCGCATGATGGAGCTCAAGGTATCCGTGAACGAAGGGCACCTGACGACCTTCCGTGCCGACGGTCTGATCGTCGCGACACCTACGGGCTCCACGGCCTATTCCCTCTCGGCCGGCGGGCCCATCATCTATCCGACAATCCACTGTTTCGTACTGACCCCGATCTGCCCCCACACGCTCTCGAACCGGCCGATCGCCCTGCCGGACAACGTCGTCGTGACGGTCTGCCTGATATCGCCGAGTGAAGACGTCACCCTCACGCTCGACGGTCAGATCGGGTTTCCCCTGCTCCCGAAGGACATCGTGGAGATCAAGAAGTCCCGGTTCAGGATGCGGCTGATCAAGCACCCCGCGAAGAGCTATTACGAGATCCTGAGGACCAAGCTGAAGTGGGGGAATTGAACCGAAATGCATCGTGGGAAGTCCACCGTTCAGGGCAAGCAGAGATGGCATGCGTTCCATGAATGACAGCCGGCGCGATTTTCTGGAAATTGTAACGCAGATAAGGTCGCATCTCGAGTATCAGCGCGCGCTGGGGGTTTCAGGGGTCCCGATTCTTCCGGCCGTTGATGCTGGGGCCGCGACTCCTGCAAAGAGCGATTCCCGTCCTTCCGCGCCGGCCGCTGTCAAAGGGAATGCGGCCCAGCCCCCACCGCTGAACACGCCGGAAGCGGGTGGATCGGGTACGCAGGCTTCAGCACTCGCCGCCGTTCGCGAAGAGCTCGGCGAGTGCGTCCGGTGCAGATTGAGCACGGGGCGGAAGACGATCGTGTTCGGGGAGGGGGACCCCGCTGCCGCGCTCGTTTTCGTGGGAGAAGGACCGGGCAGGGAAGAAGACGAGCAGGGAAGGCCTTTCGTGGGCGCGGCCGGCCAGCTCCTGACGGACATCATCGTAAAGGGAATGCAGCTGAGACGAGAGGATGTCTATATCTGTAACATCGTGAAGTGCAGGCCGCCGGATAACCGGAACCCCGAGACGGACGAGATCGACGCCTGCGCGCCGTTCCTCAGAAAACAGGTCCAGGCGATCCACCCCCGGGTCATCATCGCGCTCGGAAACATCGCCGTGAAGACGCTGCTGAAAACGGACAAGGGGATCACCGCGCTTCGCGGGAAATG is a window from the Nitrospirota bacterium genome containing:
- a CDS encoding uracil-DNA glycosylase; translation: MRSMNDSRRDFLEIVTQIRSHLEYQRALGVSGVPILPAVDAGAATPAKSDSRPSAPAAVKGNAAQPPPLNTPEAGGSGTQASALAAVREELGECVRCRLSTGRKTIVFGEGDPAAALVFVGEGPGREEDEQGRPFVGAAGQLLTDIIVKGMQLRREDVYICNIVKCRPPDNRNPETDEIDACAPFLRKQVQAIHPRVIIALGNIAVKTLLKTDKGITALRGKWQTFEGIPLMPTFHPAYLLRNPRDKRLVWEDIQKVMAKLGIAAKE
- the tsaE gene encoding tRNA (adenosine(37)-N6)-threonylcarbamoyltransferase complex ATPase subunit type 1 TsaE — its product is MFSVVTGSPEQTWRIGERLGALLGPGDTVCLYGDLGAGKTSFSYGIALGLEVKTQYVTSPTFTFVNEYQGRVPFYHIDLYRLKGPEELENIGFGEYIGSRGAAVIEWAERAEDELPAERLSVYLTYVDEQRREIGFLGEGERYRRMVDTLKQELGT
- a CDS encoding NAD(+)/NADH kinase, giving the protein MKKIGIIAKNIPEAQRATRKLAAWLDSRGKKVFIDTVTAEAIRMRGHEAASIPSLVEMIIVLGGDGTLLSAARHVADAHSDVPIFGVNLGSLGFMAEVSLDELYDNLEKAIAGRLATEDRIMLTASVIRGGDRVSQYRVLNDAVVNKGALARMMELKVSVNEGHLTTFRADGLIVATPTGSTAYSLSAGGPIIYPTIHCFVLTPICPHTLSNRPIALPDNVVVTVCLISPSEDVTLTLDGQIGFPLLPKDIVEIKKSRFRMRLIKHPAKSYYEILRTKLKWGN
- a CDS encoding CBS domain-containing protein, translated to MLTAKDIMTKDVVTVKPETSIEELAALLMKNEISGVPVVDDAGALYGIVTENDLISRNKRLHIPTVISFLDAAIYLESSKKFEADVKRLAATQVKDICSRKVITIAEDASVVDIATIMDEKKVHILPVVKGGKVAGIVGKRDVVRAVAMRAE